One genomic segment of Pueribacillus theae includes these proteins:
- a CDS encoding crotonase/enoyl-CoA hydratase family protein: MTMKVLVEKKGKVCTIIINRPEVRNAVDRETARLLADAFRDFESDPDMHTAVLYGNGGAFCAGADLEALSMNAGNRMEMDMSKDGPMGPSRMHLSKPVIAAVSGYAVAGGLELAIWCDLRVMEENAMFGVFCRRFGVPLVDGGTQRLPRLIGMSRALDLILTGRPVDAEEALAIGLANRVVKTGTAREEAEKLAAQIAEFPQICMRSDREAVYRGFDQDFDKGMQLEFLLGMNVVNSGETVEGATRFAKGEGRHGKFN; the protein is encoded by the coding sequence ATGACAATGAAGGTCCTTGTCGAAAAGAAAGGAAAAGTATGCACGATTATAATTAATCGGCCAGAAGTAAGGAATGCGGTTGATCGGGAAACGGCACGGCTGCTCGCAGATGCCTTTCGAGATTTTGAAAGTGATCCCGATATGCATACCGCTGTATTGTATGGGAATGGTGGCGCTTTCTGTGCCGGTGCAGATTTGGAAGCGCTCTCAATGAATGCGGGTAATCGAATGGAAATGGACATGTCCAAAGATGGGCCGATGGGTCCTAGCAGAATGCATTTATCAAAGCCCGTTATCGCAGCGGTGTCAGGCTATGCGGTTGCGGGAGGATTGGAGCTTGCCATTTGGTGTGACTTAAGGGTAATGGAAGAGAATGCGATGTTTGGGGTGTTTTGCCGCCGCTTCGGCGTTCCTCTCGTTGACGGAGGAACGCAAAGGTTGCCTCGCTTGATTGGGATGAGCCGTGCGTTAGATCTCATTTTAACCGGCCGCCCTGTTGATGCCGAGGAAGCCTTGGCAATAGGTCTCGCTAACCGGGTTGTAAAAACTGGCACAGCAAGAGAAGAAGCTGAGAAGCTTGCCGCACAAATTGCAGAATTTCCGCAAATTTGTATGAGAAGCGACCGTGAGGCTGTTTACCGAGGATTTGATCAAGATTTTGACAAAGGGATGCAGCTCGAATTTTTGTTAGGCATGAATGTCGTGAACAGCGGGGAAACCGTGGAAGGTGCGACCCGCTTTGCCAAAGGGGAAGGAAGGCATGGAAAATTTAATTAA
- a CDS encoding class I adenylate-forming enzyme family protein: MNAIELIKRGAIYYPNHTGVIYEGKKLTFEQVYKNSNRLANALLQLGLQKGDRVAFLLANSLQSVEIDFALLLTGLVRVPLNTRLSENEHSHMIKETDAKALLFTEEFNERANALKQSCEGLRYFCQINGTARESWMINMPEYVLGMSEDEPAVKINESDLATIQYTSGTTGTLKAAVHTQETWTAICNNILTSLDIQEGDIMLHAAPLTHASGTLVLPHWVSGAANSILSGFNPKEYLEVIHNEKPTTLNLVPTMIVMLLSQPDVEQYSFESVRNIIYGASPMPREALRRGLKLWGPKFVQYYGQTEAPLILSILNKQDHLGEGPEAEERLLSCGRPVPTASVKIVDENDQEVPTRTIGEIAVKSTQMMVGYWKEPELTRETIKDGWIYTRDMGYLDERGYLFLVDRKSDMIITGGFNVYPREVEEVLYQHPAVVEAAVIGVPDEKWVEAIKAFVVIRSGQTVSEEKIIQFCKERLASYKKPSSVEFIEELPKSAVGKVVRRVLREPYWERKI, from the coding sequence GTGAATGCAATTGAATTAATTAAACGTGGCGCCATTTATTATCCAAATCATACAGGAGTTATTTATGAAGGAAAAAAATTAACTTTTGAGCAAGTTTATAAAAACAGCAACCGTCTGGCGAATGCACTGTTGCAGCTCGGTTTGCAAAAAGGGGATCGAGTCGCATTTTTGTTGGCAAACTCATTGCAAAGCGTAGAAATTGACTTTGCTCTTTTACTTACTGGGCTTGTCAGGGTACCATTGAATACAAGACTTTCTGAAAATGAGCACAGCCATATGATTAAGGAAACGGATGCAAAAGCGCTTCTTTTTACTGAGGAGTTTAATGAACGGGCGAATGCATTGAAGCAAAGCTGTGAAGGGCTTCGCTACTTTTGCCAAATCAATGGAACAGCAAGAGAATCATGGATGATAAACATGCCTGAATATGTGCTAGGAATGTCTGAAGATGAACCGGCAGTGAAAATCAATGAAAGTGATCTTGCAACAATTCAATATACATCTGGAACGACAGGAACATTGAAAGCTGCTGTCCATACTCAAGAAACTTGGACAGCAATATGTAACAATATTTTAACTTCGTTGGATATTCAAGAAGGGGATATTATGCTTCATGCCGCCCCGTTAACACACGCATCTGGAACTTTAGTTCTTCCTCACTGGGTTTCAGGAGCGGCAAATTCGATTTTATCCGGCTTTAATCCAAAAGAATATCTTGAGGTGATTCATAATGAGAAACCGACGACATTAAACCTTGTTCCGACAATGATCGTGATGCTTTTATCACAGCCGGATGTCGAGCAATATTCCTTTGAATCAGTAAGAAACATCATCTATGGTGCTTCACCAATGCCAAGAGAAGCGTTAAGGCGTGGTCTCAAGCTATGGGGACCAAAGTTTGTTCAATATTATGGCCAAACGGAAGCTCCGCTCATTCTATCGATTTTAAATAAACAGGATCATCTCGGGGAAGGTCCTGAAGCAGAAGAGAGACTGTTATCATGCGGACGGCCAGTTCCTACTGCATCTGTCAAAATTGTAGACGAGAACGATCAGGAAGTTCCAACAAGAACGATTGGAGAAATTGCTGTAAAATCGACTCAAATGATGGTTGGCTACTGGAAAGAACCTGAGTTAACAAGGGAAACAATCAAAGATGGATGGATTTACACGCGGGATATGGGCTATCTGGATGAACGTGGTTATTTATTTCTAGTCGACAGAAAATCAGACATGATTATTACTGGTGGTTTTAATGTTTATCCGCGTGAAGTGGAAGAGGTGCTTTATCAGCATCCGGCTGTGGTGGAAGCTGCGGTTATTGGCGTTCCTGATGAGAAATGGGTTGAAGCGATTAAGGCTTTCGTTGTTATTCGTTCAGGCCAAACTGTGAGCGAAGAAAAAATTATTCAATTTTGTAAAGAAAGACTTGCATCGTATAAAAAGCCTTCATCAGTTGAATTTATTGAAGAACTTCCAAAAAGTGCAGTTGGAAAAGTGGTTCGCCGTGTTCTAAGGGAACCTTATTGGGAAAGGAAAATTTAA